The genomic stretch TACTAATGTCCATTGATTTTTAAAAGGGTAGTTTGCCCGTTTTACAAGGAGAACTTGCAGTTGTTGAGCAAAAACAGTAAAAATAACAGTATCAACAGAAGTACTAGGTCGATCGAATATTGTAGGATCGTAATTATCAAGAAATTCTACTTCAGAATTATACTTACTTTCTTTAGTCATTATCTTTATCGGAAAAACCTTTGCGACATGAGTGCCTTTGGGAGACTTTTTACCAATCTTGTTATAAAACCGAAAATTAAAGGTAGCTAGAAATACGTTGACGAATATCCCCAAGACTATAGCTTTTAATTAGCTTACCATCCTCAAAGACGGTTTTTAATGCACCTTGTTTTTCTTGTTCGGGAGTTTGTTGTTCATACAAGACAAAAGTATTGCCCTCTTGTTCAACTCGCAGTAAACCCTTAGCTGATTTTTTCGTACCGCTATCAGTTTTAGGATTTTTGAAAATATCTCGCCGTTTGCCATTTACCACACCGCTAGTGGCTTTGACGGCAAATCCGAAGTTATCCCTAGTGACGTATTGATAGGTATATGAACCAATACCAAAAACGACATTACCCGATGCAAAGCCTTTTTCTTCTAAACCCTTGAGTATATTATAAGCTCGATCGAGGGTAATAGAATCACCATAAATTAAGCCAATATGAGAATCCAGCATTTTGTAACCTTGAGGGGTAACAGTACCGCCAAAAATCTCCCATAAACACTCTACAGCACCTTTATACTCAGGGCTACCTTGAGGGTAACTAGAATCTCCACAAATAATTTTAACAGGATCTCCACTATCCGGGCGAATGACTAACTTACCATCTCGTGCCAAAATTTTATTCTTAAGAATAACAGTATATTGGGTGATAACTTTCCAAAAATCCCAAGTATCCGACACAACGGAAACAATACCTTTAGGATATAAATCTTCAATGAGTCGGCGAAATGTCTCTAATTCTCCATCTTCCATTCCCATTGCCATAACAGAATGCTCCGTTGCGGGTACGGAAACGCCGATCATTTCTTGGTCTGCGGAAGCATTATAATATTCTTCTAGGAGATCGATCGCTAATACTGTATCTGTACCACAAAAAGAAGTAAGATGAGCCGCTCCACTAATTATGGCATCTTGTACACCAGATAAGCCTCGAAAAGAAAAGTCATGACATTGGAAAAGAATAAAATCTAAAGGTGTTCCTGTTTTTATAGCATAATTTTTGACTAATTTTTTGTACTGAAAAGCTGTAGTTGCAGAAGTGATAGGTTTCCACAGATAAGAAGACATCACCGACTCGATATAATTTGTTAGCCAGAAAAAATCAGGATGAGTATTAACCACCGTCAAAACAGGTATGCCAATGGGTACTAAACTGCCCTCTGGTAATGCTTTAATTTTAAGGGGTAAATAGCCGAAATCGTGGAGTTCTTCAATATGTTCGATCGAAATTGCGTCCACTCCTAAAGAAGTATCCATGCGTCTTTTGTAAGCAGAAACGACTTTATTTTTATCTTGCTCAAAAAAGTTTTTATGCCAACAATCGATTAGGTAATCTTGGATAAAATACTGTAAACCAAAAAAGACGACTCGAATATCATCAAAGTCTAAAACTTTTGCTAGACGACCACTGCGGGGGGTAAAATTAGCATAAACTTCCGTTGTACCTTCAGGATATTGACGACGGTGATCAGTTTTATAAAAGTCTATGGCATTAAGGGGATTTATGTTCATGGTTTTTTTTCTTGTGTAATAATTTTATAACAATATCAAGTGGAGATAATTACTTATCAAAAACTTTGTGCCTTTCTTTGCGAGATACTTTGTTTTTAATTTTTAAACCAATATGACTAATTAGACACTTGTATAAGAATTAGAAAATATGATCAAAAAATTAGTATCTTGTTGATCTGGAGATAATATAGTGTGATAACAATAAATATGGCTAAAATAAGGGCGTAATGGCTGTAATCCTTTAGAAAAAATGCCGTGAGTCACATAAAGGGCAATTTCTTGCACCTGTTTTTCTTGAAGTACTTTTGCTAACTCAATAAAAGTTCGCCCTCCGTCACAAATATCATCGACTAACAATACTTTTCGCCCTTTAACATCATCATGAAAAGTAGTGGCTAAAATTTTGCCTGTTTTGGTATCACGGATTTTACTGCCACAGAAAACATCTAAATATTGTTCAGATTGTGATAAACGTTTAGCTACTTCAAAAGTCTTTTTCTCTGCACCGGCATCCGGGGCAATTAATACCCAGTTTTCTTTCTGAAGGGTTTTTCCTAAGTCACTTTGAGCTAAAATATCCGCTTGAGTCACTACCTGACAGTTATCTAACAAAGCAGATGTAACATCCGAATGAGGGTCAATAATGACAACTCGATCGCACTTTAAACCATTGATTAAATCTGTCATCACCTTAACACTCAAAGATTCTCCTTGATTACAAACTCGATCCTGTCTAGCATAGGGAAAATAAGGAATAACTAATTCAATACTGACACTAGGCAAAATACGCCGAATAGCATCTACGGTAAGTAACAAAGCCATAATTTCATTAGCACTATTAAGAATTCCTTGAATAATAGTTTTCGGGGTAATAACTTCAGGGGATAAACTAACATGACATTCTCCGCCCGGAAAATTAAAGGTTTTGATGGGGGAATCATTAACTAATATGGGCATTTTTTACCCTCCTTTTTTATAAAATGGCTTTGAGCCACTAAATATATAATGGCACAGAGACAGTAATAATGTCAAGAGGGGGAATAAGTAACTAACTGTTAAATTAGAGTAAAAATTTTAACACCTAATTCCTAACACCTAATTATTTTATGCCATCAAAATTTGTTCACACAGCTTATCTTCTAAATCTTTTTCTTCTTGATATACGGAAACGATCGCATTTTGGATAATTTCGGTGATGGATAAGCCTTGTTGATGTTGCTGTAACCATTGTTGTGCCTGATTTCCCTGCTCTAGTATTTTGTAAGCAGGAGTCAAAAAACAAGCAAATCCTTTAGCTTTAGCAAGGGGATATAATTCGCTAATTAATTCTTCTAACCAGTCTTTAGCAATGATTTGACTACCATCTTGCCAACGATATAATTGAGCATTTAAACTATTTTCACTAACTGCTTGTTCATTATATTTGGTTATTTTTAACAATTCCGTTTCTAAATTACCGTGATTGATGGTACTTTGTTGTAAAGGATCTAAAGTGTCATCATTTAAAATTTGAGTGATTCTAGCTTCTAAAATGGCGGTTATGGCTAACAAATGAATGGGGTTTAAGACTAAATCACAAATCCTTAATTCCAATCGATTTAGATTATAAGGGCGATTGTCTCCGTTAGGACGGACGGAACACCACAAATGTCTCACATTTTGCATCGTGCCTAAGATTAATTGTTGTTTTGTCCATTCGATAAAATGACTATGATTGGTAAATAAGGGGACATTATCTGGAGTTTGAGGAAATAAACGCCAACGGGTAGAGTGAAATCCAGTAACTTCGTTATCTAAGAAAGGAGATGAGGCACTTAAAGCTAACAATAAAGGTGCTTCTAATCTAATTAAACGATATGCTCTAATTAATTTTTCTGTGTCTTCAATGCCGACGTTGATGTGAATACTGGCGGTGACAATTTTTGTGTGATAAGTTTGCTCAATATAGTCATGATAATGATTATCGGGATCTGATCGAAAAAATTTAGTACTATCTCCTAAAGACAAGGTACTGCCCGGAATAATGGTATAGTTACCCAAAGATTGAAGATATTGTCGTAAGTCTTTACGAGGGCGTAATAAGGCACATAATAGTCGATCGTAATTACACAAAGGAGCAGTAGTATATTCTACATTACGACTATCAGGCTCTCGTACAAAACTTTGTAAGTCTTTAACAATTTGACTGGAAAGCCCAATTACTTCACCTTCATTAGTGCCTGTATAAACTTCAACTTCAAATCCCTTTGACAACAGCACATTTTTTCCTCAATTGTTGCTCTATATTTTAATTATCAATGATTCTAGTTTTATTGACAATAAGTGGTGAGATAAATATTTTATCTTCTAACTTATTATTATAATCATCTTTTGGAATGACTACTTGTCTGACGTTTGTTTAGTGACAGTATAGTTGCGATCGCAAATTTAGATAGAGGAGATAGAAAACAACGATTATAAATAGCGAAACAAGAAATGATGAATTCTGGTGTTTCTTTGGAGATGATAGCACCAGAAATGAATAATTTTGTTACGAAGACATCAACTAATTTATTATTTTCTTCGTTGTCTTCTTGTCAGCATCTGTTTACTTTTTCAATCAGAAATTAGACCTCTTGCAAAATTAAGTTGAAATAAAAATAGAGGGTCATAATTTGTTATTATAAGTGGTCGCACCCAAAGAAAACATAAGATTAGCTTATGAAAATAAAAAGAGTAGAAAAATTGTTACCCAAAAACTTTAAAAGAAGATTTGGTGTCACAAAAAAAACTTATCAATTACTTGTAAAAATACTCAAAAATAAAGAACTAAAAAACTGGGAAGAAAACCAAAACTAACGTTAGAAGAACAGGTTATAGAGAAAGCTAAAAATATTTAAAATATCATCACAAAGGTATCGAAATAGAACAAAAAGATTTGGATTAAGATTTAACTTAATTGCTGGGATTTATAATTATGAAATAAAGCAAAAAGAAGCCTAAGTAAAAAAAGAAAAATTATGGTTTATGAAGAAAATTTGTAATAAATTAATTGAGTTTTAGTTAATAGACACTTTCGTTGATAATACATGGAATATTTATTGTATTACTAGTGAGTGAATTGGTTTTTTCGGAGGCATTCACTCCTTACATACTCCGAATTGTCAAAAATATATTGTTTATTTTAGTTTTGCAAGAGGTCTAATAAAGTCAGTTAGGTTAAGAATAGGTTAAGATAAAATTAAGTAAAAAATATAGTAATAGTGGAGGGAAAACAATGGTTAATACAATTGTTCAGGAAATTAAAAAAGATTTTCTTTATCCAATTTCACCTTATCACGGTCA from Geminocystis sp. NIES-3709 encodes the following:
- a CDS encoding nicotinate phosphoribosyltransferase — protein: MNINPLNAIDFYKTDHRRQYPEGTTEVYANFTPRSGRLAKVLDFDDIRVVFFGLQYFIQDYLIDCWHKNFFEQDKNKVVSAYKRRMDTSLGVDAISIEHIEELHDFGYLPLKIKALPEGSLVPIGIPVLTVVNTHPDFFWLTNYIESVMSSYLWKPITSATTAFQYKKLVKNYAIKTGTPLDFILFQCHDFSFRGLSGVQDAIISGAAHLTSFCGTDTVLAIDLLEEYYNASADQEMIGVSVPATEHSVMAMGMEDGELETFRRLIEDLYPKGIVSVVSDTWDFWKVITQYTVILKNKILARDGKLVIRPDSGDPVKIICGDSSYPQGSPEYKGAVECLWEIFGGTVTPQGYKMLDSHIGLIYGDSITLDRAYNILKGLEEKGFASGNVVFGIGSYTYQYVTRDNFGFAVKATSGVVNGKRRDIFKNPKTDSGTKKSAKGLLRVEQEGNTFVLYEQQTPEQEKQGALKTVFEDGKLIKSYSLGDIRQRISSYL
- the prs gene encoding ribose-phosphate diphosphokinase — translated: MPILVNDSPIKTFNFPGGECHVSLSPEVITPKTIIQGILNSANEIMALLLTVDAIRRILPSVSIELVIPYFPYARQDRVCNQGESLSVKVMTDLINGLKCDRVVIIDPHSDVTSALLDNCQVVTQADILAQSDLGKTLQKENWVLIAPDAGAEKKTFEVAKRLSQSEQYLDVFCGSKIRDTKTGKILATTFHDDVKGRKVLLVDDICDGGRTFIELAKVLQEKQVQEIALYVTHGIFSKGLQPLRPYFSHIYCYHTILSPDQQDTNFLIIFSNSYTSV
- the gshA gene encoding glutamate--cysteine ligase — translated: MLLSKGFEVEVYTGTNEGEVIGLSSQIVKDLQSFVREPDSRNVEYTTAPLCNYDRLLCALLRPRKDLRQYLQSLGNYTIIPGSTLSLGDSTKFFRSDPDNHYHDYIEQTYHTKIVTASIHINVGIEDTEKLIRAYRLIRLEAPLLLALSASSPFLDNEVTGFHSTRWRLFPQTPDNVPLFTNHSHFIEWTKQQLILGTMQNVRHLWCSVRPNGDNRPYNLNRLELRICDLVLNPIHLLAITAILEARITQILNDDTLDPLQQSTINHGNLETELLKITKYNEQAVSENSLNAQLYRWQDGSQIIAKDWLEELISELYPLAKAKGFACFLTPAYKILEQGNQAQQWLQQHQQGLSITEIIQNAIVSVYQEEKDLEDKLCEQILMA